Proteins found in one Nocardia brasiliensis ATCC 700358 genomic segment:
- a CDS encoding ABC transporter permease produces the protein MTQPDLSANRFAPGTFAPDPRPSSRLAMMSAQTRLELILLLRNGEQLLLTMFIPITLLVGLSLLPFGDLGDDRVDKIVPAVMMVAVMSTAFTGQAIAVGFDRRYGALKRLGATALPRWGIIAGKCAAVLIVVVLQAILLGVIGFALGWRPEPAGLLLGAFVIGLGTATFAAMGLLLGGTLKAEIVLALANILWFVMLGIASVVFASDDLPTAVNVLARLIPSGALTVALEDAMRSSVDWFGIAVLAVWGLVSGGLAARWFRFQ, from the coding sequence ATGACCCAGCCAGATCTGAGCGCCAACCGCTTCGCGCCGGGTACCTTCGCGCCCGACCCGCGGCCCAGCTCCCGGCTCGCGATGATGAGCGCGCAGACCCGGCTGGAGCTGATCCTGTTGCTGCGCAACGGCGAACAGCTGCTGCTCACCATGTTCATCCCGATCACCCTGCTGGTCGGGCTCAGCCTGTTGCCGTTCGGCGACCTCGGCGACGACCGGGTGGACAAGATCGTGCCCGCGGTGATGATGGTGGCGGTCATGTCCACCGCGTTCACCGGCCAGGCCATCGCCGTCGGCTTCGATCGCCGCTACGGCGCGCTCAAGCGGCTGGGCGCGACCGCGCTGCCGCGCTGGGGCATCATCGCGGGCAAGTGCGCCGCGGTGCTCATCGTCGTTGTGCTGCAAGCGATTCTGCTCGGCGTGATCGGTTTCGCGCTGGGCTGGCGGCCGGAGCCCGCCGGACTCCTGCTCGGCGCGTTCGTGATCGGGCTCGGCACCGCGACATTCGCGGCGATGGGGCTGCTGCTCGGCGGCACGCTGAAGGCGGAGATCGTGCTCGCGCTGGCGAACATCCTGTGGTTCGTCATGCTCGGCATCGCCAGCGTGGTGTTCGCCTCCGACGACCTGCCCACCGCGGTGAATGTGCTTGCCCGCCTGATTCCTTCGGGCGCGCTGACGGTCGCCCTGGAGGACGCGATGCGCAGCAGTGTGGACTGGTTCGGCATCGCGGTGCTGGCGGTGTGGGGTTTGGTGTCGGGCGGGCTCGCGGCCCGCTGGTTCCGCTTCCAGTAA
- a CDS encoding COX15/CtaA family protein — protein sequence MLYRAFLRLVDKLPLPSLRVQRILAIAVILTQAGISVTGAVVRVTASGLGCPTWPQCFPGSFTPVGVSEVPVLHQAVEFGNRLLTFVVSLCAALIVLAVVRARRRRDVLVYAWLMPGGTLLQGIIGGITVRTGLLWWTVAIHLLASMLMVWLSVVLYAKICEPDDGIATVQAPAPLRWLTGLSAVAMSGVLIAGTLVTGAGPHAGDKSIERQVERLQVEIVTLVHLHSQLLVGYLALLIGLAFGLFAVGITPAVRKRLFVVLAIVCAQALIGVVQYFTDVPAVLVVFHVGGAAACVAATAALWAALHTREPVPAAVTVEQSV from the coding sequence GTGCTGTATCGCGCGTTCCTGCGACTCGTCGACAAGCTGCCGCTGCCCTCGCTGCGGGTGCAGCGGATCCTCGCGATCGCGGTCATCCTCACCCAGGCGGGTATCTCGGTCACCGGTGCGGTCGTCCGGGTCACCGCGTCCGGTCTCGGCTGCCCGACCTGGCCGCAGTGCTTCCCCGGCAGCTTCACCCCCGTGGGTGTCTCCGAGGTGCCGGTACTGCATCAGGCCGTCGAATTCGGCAACCGGCTGCTGACCTTCGTGGTGTCGCTGTGCGCGGCGCTGATCGTGCTCGCGGTCGTCCGCGCCCGCCGCCGGCGCGATGTGCTGGTCTACGCCTGGCTGATGCCCGGCGGCACGCTGCTGCAGGGCATCATCGGCGGCATCACGGTGCGCACCGGGCTGCTCTGGTGGACCGTCGCGATCCACCTGCTCGCGTCGATGCTGATGGTCTGGCTCTCGGTCGTGCTGTACGCCAAGATCTGCGAACCCGACGACGGCATCGCCACCGTGCAGGCGCCCGCGCCGCTGCGCTGGCTCACCGGGCTCAGCGCGGTCGCGATGAGCGGGGTGCTGATCGCGGGCACGCTGGTCACCGGCGCGGGACCGCACGCGGGCGACAAGAGCATCGAGCGGCAGGTCGAACGGTTGCAGGTGGAGATCGTCACGCTGGTGCACCTGCACTCGCAGCTGCTCGTCGGCTATCTCGCACTGCTGATCGGACTCGCCTTCGGCCTTTTCGCGGTCGGCATCACCCCGGCCGTGCGCAAGCGGCTGTTCGTGGTGCTCGCCATCGTGTGCGCCCAGGCTCTCATCGGCGTCGTCCAGTACTTCACCGATGTTCCGGCCGTGCTGGTCGTCTTCCACGTCGGCGGCGCCGCCGCCTGTGTCGCCGCCACCGCCGCCCTCTGGGCCGCCCTGCACACCCGCGAACCGGTTCCGGCCGCGGTCACCGTCGAACAATCCGTCTGA